The following proteins are co-located in the Colletotrichum lupini chromosome 4, complete sequence genome:
- a CDS encoding exosome component EXOSC1/CSL4, with translation MATVEIPQTAVPGKVLGPTTRFAAGPGTHVYNGNVVASLLGDVTVTASAKAQAGLTKRLNRITPLSPEELATISVARKGASKKREVLPDVGNMVLCRVVRLMPKQAIVTIQQVGDTVLQTEWQGVIRSQDVRATEKDKVKIYESFKPGDVVRAQVISLGDQANYYLSTAANELGVIMATSEAGNDMVPVSWKEYKDPETGIGEPRKVKLRRALQLDTLRRLRLQSILHRLANEAEG, from the exons ATGGCCACGGTTGAGATTCCCCAGACCGCCGTGCCGGGCAAGGTTCTCGGCCCTACCACGCGGTTCGCCGCCGGCCCAGGAACACATGTCTACAACGGTAATGTCGTCGCCTCCCTGCTCGGCGATGTGACCGTCACAGCATCGGCTAAGGCCCAGGCCGGCCTCACGAAGCGCCTCAACCGCATCACACCGCTGTCGCCCGAGGAGCTGGCGACCATCTCCGTGGCACGCAAGGGCGCTAGCAAGAAGCGCGAGGTGCTTCCCGACGTGGGCAACATGGTGCTCTGCCGCGTCGTGCGGTTGATGCCGAAGCAGGCCATTGTCACGATCCAGCAGGTTGGCGACACGGTGCTGCAGACGGAGTGGCAGGGTGTCATTCGCTCTCAAGACGTGAGGGCGACGGAGAAGGACAAGGTCAAGATCTATGAAAGCTTCAAGCCTGGTGACGTGGTGCGGGCGCAGGTG ATTTCTCTGGGAGACCAGGCCAACTACTACCTCTCCACCGCTGCCAATGAGCTGGGAGTCATCATGGCCACCAGCGAGGCTGGCAACGACATGGTGCCGGTCAGCTGGAAGGAGTACAAGGACCCGGAGACCGGCATCGGAGAGCCGCGCAAG GTCAAGCTGCGGAGAGCTTTGCAGCTGGATACGCTCAGACGCTTGAGGTTGCAGAGTATTCTGCACCGCCTCGCCAACGAGGCTGAGGGCTGA